One genomic window of Deinococcus betulae includes the following:
- a CDS encoding precorrin-2 dehydrogenase/sirohydrochlorin ferrochelatase family protein codes for MSLLAAFLDLHGQRAVVVGGGAVALRRTKALLSAGLEVQVIAPVVQPELAALPLTVQCRAYQRGDLAGAALVVAATDQPDVNAQVVSDARAQGTLVNDAGDAARSTLRFPAVAQQAGVQVAVTTGRELPLLAQALTARVADLLPTEAQVQSWAAQREAALTLPSDRKRAALDTLRADISRALGAA; via the coding sequence GTGAGCTTGCTGGCGGCTTTTCTCGACCTACACGGACAACGCGCCGTTGTGGTGGGTGGCGGCGCGGTCGCCCTGCGCCGCACGAAGGCCCTGCTGTCAGCCGGCCTGGAAGTGCAGGTCATTGCGCCGGTGGTCCAGCCTGAACTGGCCGCGCTGCCGCTGACAGTTCAGTGTCGGGCCTACCAGCGCGGCGACCTGGCCGGTGCAGCGCTGGTGGTGGCCGCCACCGATCAGCCCGACGTCAATGCCCAGGTGGTGAGCGACGCCCGCGCGCAGGGCACGCTGGTCAACGATGCGGGCGACGCGGCGCGCAGCACCCTGCGGTTCCCGGCCGTGGCCCAGCAGGCGGGTGTGCAGGTGGCAGTCACCACCGGGCGTGAATTGCCCCTGCTGGCCCAGGCCCTGACGGCCCGCGTGGCGGACCTGCTGCCCACTGAAGCGCAGGTGCAGAGTTGGGCCGCGCAGCGGGAAGCCGCCCTGACCCTCCCCAGCGACCGCAAACGCGCCGCCCTGGACACCCTGCGCGCCGATATCAGCCGCGCCCTGGGGGCCGCGTGA
- a CDS encoding 4Fe-4S dicluster domain-containing protein, translating to MLEGVLARLDEAGNLVPRFTAPRCLLERQAVGGCDACHATCPHGAISLGMVGQSVQIDPAKCTGCGLCVQVCPSGALEYNLEPALQSVKDQQAPDRRATPDASLTCSRSGAGGPSLPCLGRVTPALLSAAGAWGTPLTLLHGDCGECPVGAPDVPARLERVLDEAQRLREPTGQPAQVSIRAAQPEDAGRSLTVSRRGAFGALFRAGKQQVAQSIPDQPLPFIDWSVPEDRTPQEWVWRARSLKPAPPEDAAILWPAPLVDEKCIDCPVCANVCPTNAITRDLQPDGGVHLLLNLSACTGCMACLHSCPPQAIHAQSHWRPAAFRAPLLLRESDTVM from the coding sequence ATGCTTGAAGGTGTCCTTGCCCGGCTGGACGAAGCCGGGAACCTCGTGCCGCGCTTTACCGCGCCCCGCTGCTTGCTGGAGCGCCAGGCGGTGGGTGGCTGCGACGCCTGTCACGCCACTTGCCCGCACGGCGCCATCAGTCTGGGGATGGTCGGCCAGAGTGTGCAGATTGACCCGGCCAAGTGCACCGGCTGCGGCCTGTGCGTGCAGGTGTGCCCCAGCGGCGCCCTGGAGTACAACCTGGAACCGGCGCTGCAAAGCGTGAAAGACCAGCAGGCCCCAGACCGGCGCGCGACCCCCGACGCCAGCCTGACCTGTTCGCGCAGCGGCGCGGGTGGACCGTCGCTGCCGTGCCTGGGGCGCGTGACCCCGGCCCTGCTGTCGGCGGCCGGGGCCTGGGGCACGCCTCTGACCCTGCTGCACGGGGACTGCGGCGAGTGTCCCGTCGGCGCCCCGGACGTGCCGGCCCGCCTGGAACGGGTGCTGGACGAGGCCCAGCGCCTGCGTGAGCCGACTGGCCAGCCTGCACAGGTGAGTATTCGCGCGGCCCAGCCTGAAGACGCCGGGCGGTCCTTGACCGTCTCGCGGCGCGGCGCCTTTGGTGCCCTGTTCCGCGCGGGCAAGCAGCAGGTCGCCCAGAGCATCCCGGACCAGCCCCTGCCCTTTATTGACTGGAGTGTGCCCGAGGACCGTACGCCCCAGGAATGGGTGTGGCGCGCGCGCAGCCTCAAACCTGCCCCGCCCGAGGACGCCGCCATTCTGTGGCCCGCCCCGCTGGTGGACGAGAAGTGCATTGACTGCCCAGTGTGCGCCAACGTGTGCCCCACCAACGCCATCACGCGCGACCTGCAACCCGACGGCGGTGTGCATTTGCTGCTGAACCTGAGTGCCTGCACCGGCTGTATGGCCTGCCTACATTCGTGCCCCCCCCAGGCCATTCATGCCCAGAGCCACTGGCGCCCGGCGGCCTTCCGCGCGCCCCTGCTGCTGCGTGAGAGCGATACGGTCATGTAG